A window from Drosophila subobscura isolate 14011-0131.10 chromosome O, UCBerk_Dsub_1.0, whole genome shotgun sequence encodes these proteins:
- the LOC117898998 gene encoding uncharacterized protein LOC117898998, with protein sequence MAKPPQRINLMRQLFLALMLYGVATAKENVRMRRLATESVTAAIPSSKENVLEQIFNPTEIPASKSKNTEVNKSGNRLSSQTETVLISTGTDPANNPETRHSVFDPSVVSDLETKEIVSSSSGSDEGGLNYDNEPIDCNPDLVGFEIVTGFVFSAPEKLMDSMPGTLMLTDCLDTCRKNQTCQSVNYETGLCVLFSAHADQLPGALTKSQFPVFTIYAEKSCLSVKPCARAWYVDRVQNYKLKTEVKRSVSLTSRRECFELCLSETEFTCRSANYDRLSGACELSELDRLTLAGSNAFQTQEGSEYLENHCVDEPNKLCEFKRLPGRILKTVDSVYQEVSSIDECRELCLNSPYRCHSYDYNDTGDMVCRLSHHSRATLADVQEPFLEVPEASTYELTSCYNVTIECGGGDMLARIRTSKLFNGKVYAKGSPKSCAVDVKSALEFELRMNYHDLECNVRQSSSGRYVNDIIIQHHDMIVTSSDLGLALACQYDLTNKSVINGVDLDVRGDIMPALSEEVIVDSPNVIMRITSRDGSDMMRSAEVGDPLALKFEIVDEQSPYEIFIRELVAMDGVDNSEITLIDANGCPTDHFIMGPIYKGSLSGKVLLSNFDAFKFPSSEVVQFRALVTPCMPSCEPVQCDQEDTSGEFRSLVSYGRKRRSPILTDHMSRKRRDIDMSTKSPPSDMLLVQSIQITDKFGFKHNKQGSGDYYDGNETTFTASEEGQGLCVNAFGLVTAATIFLLTQLAIIAIWSYCYQRRHKLQPYQHSY encoded by the exons ATGGCTAAGCCTCCGCAACGCATCAATTTAATGCGTCAACTTTTTCTGGCGCTAATGCTATATGGCGTTGCTACTGCGAAAGAAAATGTACGCATGCGTAGACTAGCCACAGAGTCGGTTACAGCAGCAATAcccagcagcaaagaaaatgttcttGAACAGATTTTCAACCCTACAGAAATTCCAGcatcaaagtcaaaaaatACGGAAGTAAATAAAAGTGGTAACCGACTTTCTtcgcaaacagaaacagtttTAATTTCCACTGGTACAGATCCAGCAAATAACCCTGAAACTCGCCACTCTGTTTTTGACCCATCGGTGGTCTCAGATTTAGAAACAAAGGAAATTGTATCCAGCTCTTCGGGTTCTGACGAAGGTGGACTTAATTATGATAATGAACCAATAGATTGTAATCCTGATCTGGTCGGCTTTGAAATTGTTACAgg ATTTGTGTTCTCAGCACCTGAAAAACTAATGGATTCTATGCCAGGCACGCTAATGCTTACTGATTGCCTGGATACTTGtaggaaaaaccaaacatgTCAATCAGTTAATTACGAAACTGGACTGTGCGTGTTATTTTCAGCCCACGCTGATCAGTTGCCAG GTGCCCTAACAAAATCACAATTTCCCGTATTTACAATATATGCAGAAAAGTCTTGCCTTTCTGTAAAACCTTGTGCCCGCGCTTGGTATGTCGATCGTGTTCAAAACTACAAGCTCAAGACGGAAGTGAAGCGTTCCGTGTCGCTGACGTCTAGGCGCGAGTGCTTTGAACTTTGTTTGAGCGAAACAGAATTCACATGCAG ATCAGCTAACTATGATCGACTCTCTGGAGCATGTGAACTGAGTGAGTTGGATCGTTTAACATTGGCTGGCTCGAACGCTTTTCAGACACAAGAGGGAAGTGAATATTTGGAAAACCACTGCGTCGACGAACCCAATAAGTTGTGCGAATTTAAGCGCCTACCCGGCCGCATTTTAAAAACAGTAGATTCTGTATATCAGGAAGTGAGCAGTATTGATGAATGTAGAGAGCTTTGCCTCAATTCCCCTTATAG ATGTCATTCGTATGACTACAACGATACTGGGGACATGGTTTGTCGCTTATCGCACCATAGTCGTGCCACTCTCGCTGATGTTCAAGAACCTTTCCTGGAGGTGCCTGAAGCGTCAACATACGAGCTGACATCTTGCTATAACGTGACTATAGAGTGCGGCGGCGGAGATATGCTGGCACGTATACGCACCTCGAAACTGTTTAATGGAAAAGTGTATGCCAAAGGCTCTCCCAAATCCTGCGCAGTTGATGTCAAAAGCGCATTAGAATTTGAGTTACGTATGAATTACCATGATTTAGAATGTAACGTACGGCAGAGTAGTTCAGGACGATATGTAAATGATATAATTATACAACACCATGACATGATAGTAACGTCTTCCGACCTGGGTTTGGCGTTGGCCTGTCAGTATGATCTAACAAATAAGTCTGTAATCAATGGCGTTGACCTAGATGTGCGCGGCGATATTATGCCCGCGCTTTCCGAGGAAGTCATTGTCGACTCACCGAATGTGATAATGCGAATAACCTCCCGAGATGGCTCAGATATGATGCGCTCTGCTGAAGTTGGAGATCCACTGGCTTTGAAGTTTGAAATTGTTGACGAGCAAAGTCCATATGAGATCTTTATTCGTGAGTTGGTAGCCATGGATGGCGTAGACAACTCTGAAATTACCTTAATCGACGCTAATGGCTGCCCAACTGATCACTTTATCATGGGTCCCATTTATAAGGGGTCTCTTTCTGGAAAGGTTCTACTTTCCAATTTCGATGCGTTTAAATTCCCTTCAAGTGAGGTCGTTCAGTTCCGAGCACTGGTGACACCTTGTATGCCAAGCTGTGAGCCAGTCCAATGTGACCAGGAAGACACCAGCGGCGAATTTAGATCATTAGTATCCTATGGTCGAAAGCGAAGATCGCCTATTTTAACAG ATCATATGTCACGTAAACGTCGGGATATCGATATGTCAACGAAATCGCCCCCCAGTGACATGTTGCTGGTTCAGTCAATTCAAATCACAGACAAATTCGGCTTTAAACACAATAAGCAAGGAAGCGGAGACTATTATGATGGTAACGAAACCACATTTACAGCTAGCGAAGAGGGCCAAGGACTTTGCGTGAACGCATTTG GTCTCGTTACAGCCGCCACAATATTTTTGCTTACCCAGTTGGCAATTATAGCCATTTGGTCCTATTGCTATCAACGCCGTCATAAGCTACAACCGTATCAACATTCTTACTAA